In Thermoleophilaceae bacterium, the DNA window AGGTCAATCGAACACACCTTTTCGTGCAGGGGGAGCGTCCAGATCGCGGCGCGGTGTTTATAGTCGGAGCGGTGCGAATCAGCGAGGTGATGACCGAATCGGTCGTGACCGCCGACTGCTCGGCCACGCTGCGCGAGGTGGGGGAGCTCATGCGGGACCGCAACGTTGGATCCGTGGTGATCTGCGAGACCGGCTACCCGGCCGGCCTGATCACGGATCGCGACGTCGCGCTCGACGTTGCCGCCGATGGTGTGAGCATCGATGAGCAGGTCCGCGAATTCGCCACACGCCCGCTCATCACCTGCGAGAGCCAGATGGACATCGAGGAGGCGGTGGCGCTGATGGTCCAGCACGGAGTGAGGCGCCTGCCGGTTATGAACGGCGACCACCTCGTGGGCATCGTCACGCTTGACGACCTGGCGGTGCGCGCCGGGGACCTTCATCTCGTCCAGCAGATGACCGCGGACGTGGCGAAGGCCGCCCTCCCGCAGTTCTTCTTCCACCAGCGAGGCGGCTGATGACGCAGCTGAGTCCGGAGCAGCGGCGCACGCGCGCCCAGGTGGAGACCCTCATCCGGCTGATGTCGCCGGCGCTCAACGCGGTGCTGGCGGTGGGTGAGCGGATCTCCCGGATCGTGGAGCCGGTGGACCACGAGTACTACCCGCCGCGCACCGGCCAGGTGGAGCCGCCGCCTCCCGCCGCCGCGGTGGAGCGGGGCACGGCCGGGGAGTGATCGGCGAATGACGGTAACGCCAGAGGAGCGCAACGAGCCCACCCTGCCGGCCGGCGACGGCCAGCTCGAGTGGGAGGCGAGGCTGGGCTCGCGCATCGGGATCGCGGCGCTTGCCGGGGCGCTGTTCGTGGTGGCGAGCTTCCTCGTTCAGCTGCCGCTGCTCAGGGACAAGACGAAGAACGAGGCTGGCTACCTGCTGTCGGTGCACAAGCACGCTACGGCCTACGTGGTGAGCGGCCTGCTGCAGATGGTCGCGTTCTTCGTGGTGGCCGCCGTGCTCTGGTACCTCTACCGCGCGACCAAGCACCGCCGGCCCCAGACACCGGTCGCGGGACTGATCTTCGGCGTGGTGGGGCCCGTCCTGTTCGGGATCGCGAGCGCTATCGGCCCGTTCATCATCAGGCACTTCGCAGCCGAGTTCGCCGCCGGCGTGAACCACACGAACCAGCACGCGAAGGACCTCGTGAAGGGTGGCTCCGCGGAGGTGCTGAACATCATCACGCCGATCGCGGCACTGTCGCTCGTGTTCGGCATGGTGATGAGCAACGTGAACGCCATCCGCACCGGCCTGCTGGGCACGTTCGCCGGCGTGATCGGCGTGATCGCCGGGGTGCTCTACCTCCTGCCGCTCGGGCCGCCGCAGCTCTTGCTCTTCTTCTGGCTGCTGTCGGTGGCCCTCATCCTGCTGAACCGCTGGCCGGGCGGCCGCGGGCCGGCATGGGAGTCGGGCGAGGCGATCAAGTGGCCCACCGCCGCGGACCGCCGCGGAGTGGCTGCCGCCTCGGCCAACGGCGCCAGTGCGGACGCAGCGCCAGCCGAGGATCAGGAGGCGGCGGCTTCACCGAGCCCCCGCACCTCACGCAAGCGCAAGCGCAAGCAAGGCCGCAAGCACTGACGGTGGGCATTCGCGTAGTCCGCCCCGACGAGTTCGAGTGGATCACGCGGCCGCATGAGCCGGATGAGCCGGCGCGGCACGTGGCCGAGCTGAGCGACGTCGCCGGGTTCGCGGACGTGCGCGGGAACGTGTGGCGCTACGAGCCCGGCGCGAAGGGGCGCCGCCATCGGCACCCTGTACAGCAGGAGATCTTCGTGGTGTTGCGCGGCGCGCTCACGATGTACGTCGGAGATCCGCCTGAGCCGCAGGAGGTACCCACCGGCGGCGTGATCACGGTCGACCCCGGCACGGCATTGCAGATCGTGAACCACGGCGACGAGGAGCTACTCGTCTACGCCCACGGCTATCCGCCGGAGTCGGAGCACGCGGAGATACTCGAGTCCGCGATCTGAGCGGGAAGAGCCCGTCCTCGATCACGCGCTTCACCTTTTCCCCGCTATACAGGGAAAACGTGAAGAGTGATGCAATCGGCCAAGCGGTCGGCGCTTCTCGCGAGGACGGCCGCCCCGCCCTCATTGCTTCCGTTGGCGCCGCGGGCGCTGAGCCGCTAGGCGATGGCCGGCGCGTCCGGCAGGCGCGCCAGCGCGGCCTCCATCTCCTCCTCCGAGAACTCGATGTCCTCGAGCTTGCCCGCCAGATAGTCGTCATAGGCGGACATGTCGAAGTGGCCGTGGCCTGACAACCCGATCAGGATCACGCGCTCCTCGCCCGCCTCACGCGCGGCCAGCGCCTCGTCCACGCCCGCGCGGATCGCGTGCGCCGGCTCAGGGCCCGGCACGATGCCCTCGGTGCGGGCGAAGTTGACCGCCGCCTCGAACGCCGGGTTCTGCGCATAGGCGCGTGCCTCCACCAGGCCCGCCTTCACGAGACCGCACAGCATCGGAGCGTCGCCGTGGTAGCGCAACCCGCCGGCGTGCACCGGCGGCGGCACGAAGTCGTGGCCGAGCGTGTACATCGGAAGGAGCGGCGTCATCCCCACGGTGTCGCCGAAGTCGTAGCGGTAGGCGCCGCGGGTGAGGGTGGGACAGGCAGCGGGCTCCGCGGCGAGGAAGCGCGTCTTCGCCTCGCCGCGCAGCACGCGCCGGATGAACGGGAACGACAGCCCGGCGAAGTTCGACCCCCCGCCCACGCAGCCCACCACCACGTTCGGCTCCTCGCCCGCCATGCCCATCTGCGCGATCGCCTCCTGGCCGATCACCGTCTGGTGCAGGCACACGTGGTTGAGCACCGAGCCG includes these proteins:
- a CDS encoding CBS domain-containing protein, giving the protein MRISEVMTESVVTADCSATLREVGELMRDRNVGSVVICETGYPAGLITDRDVALDVAADGVSIDEQVREFATRPLITCESQMDIEEAVALMVQHGVRRLPVMNGDHLVGIVTLDDLAVRAGDLHLVQQMTADVAKAALPQFFFHQRGG
- a CDS encoding TrpB-like pyridoxal phosphate-dependent enzyme gives rise to the protein MSTDTVKFTLPEAELPTHWINLLPDLPGDPMPPLNPQTMQPAGPDDLTPIFPMGVIQQEVSMEPEIEIPDQVRDVYKLWRPTPLYRARRLEKSLDTPAHIYYKYEGVSPAGSHKPNSAVAQAYENKQAGVKRLSTETGAGQWGSALALACRLFDLECVIYMVGASYDQKPYRRSMMQTWGATVHRSPSDTTDAGRSQASHPTGSLGIAISEAVEVAAKDGDTNYSLGSVLNHVCLHQTVIGQEAIAQMGMAGEEPNVVVGCVGGGSNFAGLSFPFIRRVLRGEAKTRFLAAEPAACPTLTRGAYRYDFGDTVGMTPLLPMYTLGHDFVPPPVHAGGLRYHGDAPMLCGLVKAGLVEARAYAQNPAFEAAVNFARTEGIVPGPEPAHAIRAGVDEALAAREAGEERVILIGLSGHGHFDMSAYDDYLAGKLEDIEFSEEEMEAALARLPDAPAIA
- a CDS encoding DUF4386 family protein; this translates as MTVTPEERNEPTLPAGDGQLEWEARLGSRIGIAALAGALFVVASFLVQLPLLRDKTKNEAGYLLSVHKHATAYVVSGLLQMVAFFVVAAVLWYLYRATKHRRPQTPVAGLIFGVVGPVLFGIASAIGPFIIRHFAAEFAAGVNHTNQHAKDLVKGGSAEVLNIITPIAALSLVFGMVMSNVNAIRTGLLGTFAGVIGVIAGVLYLLPLGPPQLLLFFWLLSVALILLNRWPGGRGPAWESGEAIKWPTAADRRGVAAASANGASADAAPAEDQEAAASPSPRTSRKRKRKQGRKH
- a CDS encoding cupin domain-containing protein, giving the protein MGIRVVRPDEFEWITRPHEPDEPARHVAELSDVAGFADVRGNVWRYEPGAKGRRHRHPVQQEIFVVLRGALTMYVGDPPEPQEVPTGGVITVDPGTALQIVNHGDEELLVYAHGYPPESEHAEILESAI